The genomic segment TGTAAATCTCCTTTTTTCGTCTCGGTGATACGAAAGCATATGACAAGCTGAGGACGAAGGCCGCGAATAAAAAGCCTCCGAGGACATCAGAAAAATAATGAACGTTCAAAATAATCCGTGAAGATCCCATTGCGAGAAACATCAACGTACAAATCGTGCTGACGACAATCCGCCCCGTCCGACTTAAAAAGGGCCAAGCAAGTACGATGAATCCTCCATAAACAGCAAATGCCATCGATGAATGTCCACTTGGAAAGCTATAGCCGACGCCCCCTACCAAGTCATTTAATGATGGACGTTCTCTGACGAAAATCAATTTAACGACTTGATTTAACGCCCCGACGGAGAGACAGGCAATGAAATACCAAATGCTACCGACTTTATCACGCCAAATCAGGTAACTGACGATTGCAAGAATGCTCGTAATCGTCACAGCTCCGACACCTGATCCAATCCGCGTGAACCACGAGACGTAGCTACCTGGAACACGTTCTGCCATTTCATTCGATAATTGGGCATCAAACAAAAAATAACCCGTCAGGCGAATCGATAACGCAATCGTTAAAAACAATACGAGTACGATTCCTGAGACGATTAACGCCCGCTGATTTGGTTTCATTAGTACGTTCCCTTTCGTTGTTCAAGCTCTTCTGCTGAGTAATCTTCTTTATCCCGTAAACGGTGCGCAAGGCGTCCGGATGCGTTCGCTGCAATCGCCGCGACGATGTCATCCATGAACGTATTGACACGTCCATCATCGACTTTCGTATCGAGCTCCTTGATAATACCGATTTTGGCTTTATCTAAGTAACCGAACGTCGTGACCGCGATTGAACCATACGTATTGACCGCACCAATCGCAATCGTTTCATCGACGCCAAACAATCCTTCATCACTTCGAATGATGGATAATAATGGTTCAGACAACAGACCCTTTTCCGCAAGAATATCAAGTTCTGCCCCAACTAAAATCGCATGTTGGAGTTCCCGTTTTTCGAGTACACGTTCGACTGAGCTGAGACATGTCTCGAGTGTCAACTCGTCCGTATAAGGTGCTTGCATCTGATACACGATTTCAGCAATGACATGAATCGTTACACCTCGTTCGTGTAGTTTTTCAATCGCTGCTTGTTTGACCTCTTTTGAATGTGCTTTTTCTTTCATGACTAAATCCACCTCTCTGACAAAGTTCTTCACAAGTATACACAGATTCCCTGACTCTTCTCAAACATCTTTGACATAGCGCCCATAATCCGTCATGATTATTTTGTAAAGCGTTATCATTTTAGGGGAAAGTAGGGGATTTTCGATGAACATCGGGGTAGTTCTGTTTCCATCGAAGCGCATACAAGATTTCGCGAATTCGTATCGAAAACGATATGATTCAAAGTATGCTTTAATCACGCCACATATTACGATGCGTGAACGCGTGAGTGTTGATGAAAGTGAGTTAGAATCGATTGTTTCTGAATTAAACAAAGTGGCTGAACAAACGAAACCACTCGCACTACATCTTCAAGGGGCACGCTCTTTCCATCCGACAAACAATGTCTTGTTCTTAAAAGTCATGCCGACGGACGAAATGGAGCAGTTGCATCGTGCGTTACATTCAAATGGACTCGAACATACACCCAAGTACGACTTTTTGCCACATATTACGATTGGCCAAGATCTTTCTGATGTCGAACTGTTCGACGTTCTAGAACGACTAAAGATGGAAGATATTCGCTTTCAAGAAGACGTCACGAAAATGGCACTTCTCTATGAATTAGAAAATGGTGCCTGGAGCGTTTATGAAACATTCCGCTTCAAACAACACTAACATTAAACTTCCCGGTCGAACTTACGGCCGGGAAGTTTTAATTCCGGTAAAACCCCATACGCATTCGCTTGTTCTTCTAATTCATAATCATGTGACTGAATCCGCTCAATCGGATTGATTCGGGCAATCGGTTCTGTTTTTCGTTCCGGCTCAACGCGAACCTGCCGATTGACGTATTGAACGACTGTAAAATCGATTTGATACATATGTCTTCCCTCCTATTTCTGTAGCCGTTATTTTCCTCATCTACTTTTCTTATTCCCAAAATAGCTTTTTAGAAAACAAAAAAACCAGGGTTGCCCCCGGTTTAGAACTACAGCAAATAGGTTGAGCACTTAAAGAATGTGGAAACCACTGTCGACGTGAAGAATTTCACCTGTCACGCCACTCGACATTTGTGACAACAGGAACAAGCCGCTTTGTCCAATTTGTTCCGTCGAAACGTTTCGGTGAAGTGGTGCGCGCTCTTCGATGCTGTCGAGAATCGAGTTGAAGTCGCCGACACCTTTTGCCGAGACCGTCCGCACCGGACCAGCCGAAATCGCATTGACACGAACACCTTGTTTTCCGTATTCAGCCGCAAGGTAACGAACGCTTGCGTCAAGTGCAGCCTTCGCGACACCCATGACGTTATAGTTCGGGACCATCTTCTCGCCACCGAGATATGTCAACGTGATGACTGAAGCATCTTCTGTGAAAAAGTCCTTCGCTGCTTTGACGACTGCCGTTAAGCTGTAAGCAGAAATATCGAGGGCTTGGGCAAACTGATCACGCGTTACGCCTGAAAACTCGCCGCGTAACGCTTCTTTATCGGCAAAGGCGATCGAATGGGCAATCCCCGAAATCTGTCCGTGATCCGCATGGATGCTTTGGAACACTTGCTCGATTTCTTCATCACTCGTGACGTCACATGTATAGTAAGTAGCTGGTCGCGATAATTCTTTTCCTAGCTTTTCGAGTGGTGCTTTAAACCGTTCTCCTACATACGTAAACGCGAGGCTTGCACCTGCCGCGTCAAGCGCTCGGGCAATTCCCCATGCGATTGAGCGTTGATTGATGACACCCATTACGACATACGTCTTTCCCTCAAGTGAAGGATAAATATTCATTTGAACTCCCCCTAAAATTAGCACCTGGTAATAACACCTATATCTAGGTTACAAAAACGTAACGCTTCTGTCAACCACCCCTCTTGATATTGCGATTTTGATAAATTACGTTAATATAGAAAGAGATAGAAAGTAGGGATGAAATGAACCGTTTTAAATCATTTACACAACGATATGATAACACGTTACTCTTTTTACTCGGTTGTCTGATGATCATCAGTGTCATCGCAATCTATACGGCGCAACCTTTTCTGCAAGGTGCGATTAGCGAAATCAACTTCATGGCGAAGCAGATTCAATGGTATATCATCGGATTTATCGCATTATCCGTCGTCATCTTGATTGATTATGAACAACTCAAACGATTCCACTGGTATTTATATGGTGCCGGAATCCTTTCTTTGATCGGTCTCGTCGTCTTACGTAATACACCGCTCGTCGCAAATATTAAAGGGGCGTATGGTTGGTATCAGCTTCCGGTCATCGGAACGGTCCAACCGGCAGAGTTCATGAAGTTCTTTTTGATTGTTACATTAGCCGCCGTCATCTCTGAACATAACGCACGGTATGTACAACATGAACGTGATTTTTTACTTCTTCTCAAAATGGTCGGTGTAACATTACTTCCACTCGCTTTAATCATCATCCAGCCCGATTTAGGAATCGGCTTAATCTTATGTGTCATTCTTGCCTGTGCGATGCTTTTATCCGGCCTCAACTGGAAGTGGCTCCTGACCATGGTGATTTTATTTACAATTTCAATCGTCGGTTTCTTTTATCTCTTTTATTTCCAGAATGATTTACTTGCGACCTTCTTCCCAGGACACGCGATGAACCGAATCATGGCGTGGTTACAACCATTTGAGTATGCCGAC from the Exiguobacterium oxidotolerans JCM 12280 genome contains:
- a CDS encoding phosphatase PAP2 family protein, coding for MKPNQRALIVSGIVLVLFLTIALSIRLTGYFLFDAQLSNEMAERVPGSYVSWFTRIGSGVGAVTITSILAIVSYLIWRDKVGSIWYFIACLSVGALNQVVKLIFVRERPSLNDLVGGVGYSFPSGHSSMAFAVYGGFIVLAWPFLSRTGRIVVSTICTLMFLAMGSSRIILNVHYFSDVLGGFLFAAFVLSLSYAFVSPRRKKEIYN
- a CDS encoding phosphatidylglycerophosphatase A; the encoded protein is MKEKAHSKEVKQAAIEKLHERGVTIHVIAEIVYQMQAPYTDELTLETCLSSVERVLEKRELQHAILVGAELDILAEKGLLSEPLLSIIRSDEGLFGVDETIAIGAVNTYGSIAVTTFGYLDKAKIGIIKELDTKVDDGRVNTFMDDIVAAIAANASGRLAHRLRDKEDYSAEELEQRKGTY
- a CDS encoding YjcG family protein, with translation MNIGVVLFPSKRIQDFANSYRKRYDSKYALITPHITMRERVSVDESELESIVSELNKVAEQTKPLALHLQGARSFHPTNNVLFLKVMPTDEMEQLHRALHSNGLEHTPKYDFLPHITIGQDLSDVELFDVLERLKMEDIRFQEDVTKMALLYELENGAWSVYETFRFKQH
- the fabI gene encoding enoyl-ACP reductase FabI; amino-acid sequence: MNIYPSLEGKTYVVMGVINQRSIAWGIARALDAAGASLAFTYVGERFKAPLEKLGKELSRPATYYTCDVTSDEEIEQVFQSIHADHGQISGIAHSIAFADKEALRGEFSGVTRDQFAQALDISAYSLTAVVKAAKDFFTEDASVITLTYLGGEKMVPNYNVMGVAKAALDASVRYLAAEYGKQGVRVNAISAGPVRTVSAKGVGDFNSILDSIEERAPLHRNVSTEQIGQSGLFLLSQMSSGVTGEILHVDSGFHIL
- a CDS encoding FtsW/RodA/SpoVE family cell cycle protein, producing the protein MNRFKSFTQRYDNTLLFLLGCLMIISVIAIYTAQPFLQGAISEINFMAKQIQWYIIGFIALSVVILIDYEQLKRFHWYLYGAGILSLIGLVVLRNTPLVANIKGAYGWYQLPVIGTVQPAEFMKFFLIVTLAAVISEHNARYVQHERDFLLLLKMVGVTLLPLALIIIQPDLGIGLILCVILACAMLLSGLNWKWLLTMVILFTISIVGFFYLFYFQNDLLATFFPGHAMNRIMAWLQPFEYADDLSYQLVQSINAIGSGQMFGVGYGKLQVSVPELHTDFIFTAISAHYGFIGAAVVLVILFLFIYRLIQIALETADPFGTYIVTGYVAMFTFQIFQNIGMTMGVLPITGLPLPFISYGGSTMIVNLVGLGLIMAIASQSRVSMFDED